Proteins encoded in a region of the Coffea eugenioides isolate CCC68of chromosome 4, Ceug_1.0, whole genome shotgun sequence genome:
- the LOC113767950 gene encoding bromodomain-containing protein 4 → MDPQQPQQQQLPPPPPPQPQPQPQPQPQPQPQPQLQSAMTAPPPQQPKPQPLQQLQASTPAEGAALPPIHFTQVANPTPNVVPVPVPNHPPYAQMITEAITALKDRNGSSKRAIAKYIERVYSNSNLPSTHSALLTHHLKRLKEQGSIAMVKHSYKLARSPVAPPPVNANGPKRRPGRPPKAKTGLTPPPAQPGTAAPVVASDGSFTVPVSVPVTGPVPVTESIFASLGLVDAPVPVPVSEGPVSVPVIKKKPGRPRKVDSGGAGVGLQPTPTLAKKSTGRPRKVAAKNAAPPGTGVFPVSQATQPVGQPAKQPKLKKDGTPMKPRGRPPRKNVQVPVQNPTPLSVAPSASATLVPNVYVGEGVLAAGPAPAVKRRGRPPRAQNGPKTPRKLSGKPLGRPKKISSPPGVQGSSMQQLLAYNEMKSKLDFFQLRIKQTVSVLKPCLDSSTAATALGALRELEELANLELGPPATVQAQQPPPQNQA, encoded by the exons ATGGACCCACAACAACCTCAACAACAGCAacttccaccaccaccaccaccacagcCACAGCCACAGCCACAACCTCAACCTCAGCCTCAGCCACAGCCACAATTACAATCTGCCATGACAGCTCCGCCACCGCAACAGCCAAAGCCACAGCCACTGCAGCAGCTGCAGGCTTCCACTCCTGCTGAAGGGGCAGCGTTACCTCCGATTCACTTCACTCAGGTGGCCAACCCCACTCCTAATGTGGTCCCTGTCCCTGTGCCCAACCACCCGCCTTATGCTCAG ATGATAACGGAGGCAATAACAGCGTTGAAGGACAGGAACGGGTCGAGCAAGAGAGCTATTGCTAAGTATATTGAGCGAGTTTATTCAAACTCGAATCTTCCGTCAACTCACTCAGCCTTGTTGACTCATCATTTGAAGCGGTTGAAGGAGCAAGGTAGTATAGCCATGGTCAAGCACTCTTACAAGCTTGCTAGATCTCCTGTGGCCCCTCCACCGGTGAATGCTAATGGACCCAAAAGACGCCCTGGCCGTCCTCCCAAGGCCAAAACTGGGCTTACTCCACCGCCTGCACAGCCTGGAACGGCCGCCCCGGTTGTCGCCTCTGATGGGTCTTTCACCGTCCCTGTATCTGTCCCCGTTACCGGGCCTGTTCCTGTTACAGAGTCGATTTTTGCTTCACTTGGGCTGGTGGATGCGCCAGTGCCGGTTCCTGTGTCCGAAGGGCCAGTGTCGGTGCCCGTGATTAAGAAAAAGCCTGGGCGTCCAAGAAAGGTTGATTCCGGTGGGGCTGGGGTTGGACTTCAGCCCACCCCTACATTGGCGAAAAAGAGCACTGGCCGCCCGAGAAAGGTTGCAGCCAAGAATGCTGCTCCACCTGGGACTGGGGTCTTTCCAGTAAGCCAAGCAACCCAGCCAGTAGGCCAGCCGGCAAAGCAGCCTAAGTTGAAGAAGGATGGAACTCCAATGAAGCCACGTGGTAGGCCTCCGAGGAAGAACGTGCAAGTTCCGGTGCAAAATCCTACACCACTGAGTGTGGCTCCTTCAGCTAGCGCCACATTGGTGCCTAATGTTTATGTTGGTGAAGGAGTTTTGGCTGCAGGCCCTGCTCCAGCTGTGAAGAGGCGTGGGCGGCCCCCAAGAGCTCAGAATGGACCAAAGACTCCGAGGAAGCTCAGCGGCAAGCCTTTGGGCCGGCCCAAGAAG ATATCTTCACCGCCTGGAGTTCAAGGTTCAAGTATGCAGCAGCTCTTGGCATATAACGAGATGAAGAGCAAACTTGACTTTTTT CAATTAAGAATCAAGCAGACGGTCAGCGTGCTCAAGCCGTGCTTAGACAGTTCAACGGCAGCAACTGCACTGGGTGCACTGAGAGAGCTAGAGGAGCTAGCAAATTTAGAGTTAGGCCCACCAGCAACTGTTCAAGCGCAGCAGCCTCCGCCACAGAATCAAGCATAG
- the LOC113768044 gene encoding mitogen-activated protein kinase 9-like, which yields MGGGTFVDGVRRLFQRRGPSLSVTSTSSNTHENHLTPFEQNKKEREQKLRIEEDFDLSGLKLIKVPKRINFAVSSSSSSMDHQKKNNLETEFFTEYGEASRYEVQEVIGKGSYGVVGSAIDTHTGERVAIKKINDVFEHVSDATRILREIKLLRLLRHPDIVEIKHIMLPPSRREFQDIYVVFELMESDLHQVIKANDDLTPEHYQFFLYQLLRGLKYIHTANVFHRDLKPKNILANADCKLKICDFGLARVSFNDAPSAIFWTDYVATRWYRAPELCGSFFSKYTPAIDIWSIGCIFAEMLSGKPLFPGKNVVHQLDLMTDLLGTPPPESIARIRNEKARRYLSSMRRKQPVPFTHKFPHADPLALHLLERLLAFDPKDRPTAEEALADPYFHGLANVDREPSTQPISKLEFEFERRKLAKDDVRELIYREILEYHPQMLQEYLRGGEQTSGFMYPSGVDRFKRQFAHLEEHYGKGERSTPLQRQHASLPRERVPVAKDDTNKENDDLEKRSAASVATTLQSPPRQSEGSVNPNGNVQNGSNTVGRSLLKSASISASKCIGVKGKKDIEGEAIAEQNEEVEELSEKVAALRA from the exons ATGGGGGGAGGAACGTTTGTGGATGGGGTTAGAAGGTTGTTTCAACGAAGAGGACCTTCTCTATCAGTAACCTCCACTAGTAGTAATACCCATGAGAATCATTTGACCCCTtttgaacaaaataaaaaagaaagagaacagAAGCTTAGGattgaagaagattttgatTTATCTGGGCTTAAGCTTATTAAGGTCCCTAAGCGGATTAATTTTGCTGtctcctcttcctcttcctcaaTGGATCACCAAAAAAAG AATAATCTGGAAACGGAATTCTTCACAGAATATGGAGAAGCAAGCAGATACGAAGTTCAAGAAGTAATAGGAAAAGGTAGTTATGGTGTTGTGGGCTCTGCAATTGATACCCACACTGGTGAAAGAGTTGCAATCAAGAAGATTAATGATGTCTTTGAGCATGTCTCTGATGCCACTAGGATTCTAAGAGAAATAAAGCTCCTTCGCTTGTTGCGCCACCCAGACATTGTAGAAATAAAGCACATTATGCTGCCTCCATCTCGTAGAGAGTTTCAAGATATTTATGTTGTTTTTGAATTGATGGAATCTGACCTTCATCAAGTAATCAAGGCAAATGATGATCTTACTCCTGAGCATTATCAATTTTTCTTGTACCAGCTTCTTCGTGGCCTAAAATACATCCACACCG CTAATGTCTTTCACCGAGATTTAAAGCCAAAGAATATTCTTGCTAATGCTGACTGTAAGTTGAAGATTTGTGATTTTGGTCTTGCCCGCGTATCATTCAATGATGCTCCATCTGCTATTTTCTGGACT GATTACGTTGCAACTCGATGGTATCGAGCTCCTGAATTATGTGGTTCCTTCTTTTCAAAA TATACTCCTGCAATTGATATTTGGAGCATCGGATGCATATTTGCTGAGATGCTTAGTGGGAAGCCACTATTTCCTGGGAAAAATGTGGTACATCAATTAGACCTAATGACGGATCTGCTCGGCACTCCCCCACCTGAATCAATAGCCAGG ATTAGAAATGAAAAGGCAAGAAGATATCTCAGTAGCATGCGCAGAAAACAGCCAGTTCCGTTTACACACAAATTTCCCCATGCAGATCCGTTGGCTCTTCACCTATTAGAACGGTTGCTTGCATTTGACCCTAAAGATAGACCAACAGCTGAAGAG GCATTGGCTGATCCATACTTCCATGGTTTAGCAAATGTGGACCGTGAACCATCCACTCAACCCATATCTAAGCTTGAATTTGAGTTTGAGAGGAGAAAGCTGGCAAAAGATGATGTTAGGGAGCTAATCTACAGAGAG ATATTAGAGTACCACCCACAAATGCTTCAAGAGTATCTTCGAGGTGGAGAGCAAACTAGCGGCTTCATGTATCCAAG CGGTGTTGATCGATTCAAGAGACAGTTTGCCCATCTAGAAGAACATTATGGTAAAGGTGAAAGAAGTACTCCACTGCAAAGGCAACATGCTTCTTTACCCAG AGAGCGGGTCCCCGTGGCCAAAGATGACACAAATAAGGAGAATGATGATTTGGAAAAGAGATCAGCAGCTTCTGTTGCTACGACACTTCAGAGTCCTCCAAGGCAGTCTGAAGGCTCGGTAAATCCAAACGGAAATGTGCAAAATGGGTCAAATACTGTTGGTCGAAGCTTGTTAAAGAGTGCTAGCATCAGTGCGTCTAAATGTATAGGAGTTAAAGGGAAAAAAGATATAGAG GGAGAGGCAATTGCTGAGCAAAATGAAGAGGTTGAAGAATTATCTGAAAAAGTTGCTGCTCTTCGTGCCTGA
- the LOC113768045 gene encoding double-stranded RNA-binding protein 4-like: protein MFFPWSKMANKFPSCSVCTSWVQEPKPEDHLGLPLEPSKPEHDYGMYKKLLHQYAQKSGLPFPVYKIENEGFPHAPKFRSSIFIDETKFTSKFTFPDRRAAEQDVAKLAYETIVKDNKTLTGGPHIYQNLRFCKLILSEYATKTGLGVPEYNTTLAEGTPHPVFVSSFVLGGKSYTGQVGRSRKEAEQLVAQLAIQSLLGSDSGKLTEIIKSKERLFATVDAKKNSGTLEITVE from the exons ATGTTCTTTCCTTGGAGCAAAATGGCTAACAAATTCCCCAGCTGTTCTGTCTGCACTTCTTGGGTGCAGGAGCCAAAACCTGAGGATCATCTTGGGTTGCCATTGGAACCATCCAAACCTGAACATG ATTATGGTATGTACAAGAAGCTGTTGCATCAGTATGCCCAAAAATCTGGATTACCATTTCCAGTTTATAAAATTGAGAATGAAGGGTTCCCACATGCGCCTAAGTTCAGATCATCTATCTTCATAGATGAAACCAAGTTCACATCTAAGTTTACCTTTCCAGATCGAAGAGCAGCTGAGCAAGATGTCGCAAAGCTTGCATATGAAACCATAGTTAAAGACAATAAAACCCTAACAGGAGGCCCTCATATTTATCAG AACCTGAGGTTTTGCAAGTTAATACTGTCTGAATATGCAACCAAGACTGGCCTTGGAGTTCCCGAATACAACACCACCTTAGCAGAAGGGACACCACACCCAGTATTCGtctcttcttttgttcttgGTGGCAAAAGTTATACTGGTCAAGTAGGTCGAAGCAGGAAAGAGGCGGAACAGCTGGTGGCACAACTGGCGATCCAATCGCTCCTTG GATCGGATTCAGGGAAGCTCACTGAAATTATCAAGAGCAAAGAGAGACTTTTCGCTACTGTAGATGCTAAAAAGAACTCTGGAACTCTGGAAATTACTGTCGAGTAA